AATGACATGTGATGCACTGAGTACAAGTGAAACTGGGGTGCAATAAGCCAGGAAGCTTTACTAGGTCCAGCTAAGCATCTAAGAAATGTAGTCTTTTGTAATCCATCTGCAGATACGTGAACCTGAACTGCAGGTGTTTTCTGCCTTTGCTTTGACAGTATTTTTATTGcttgccttcatttcctcatatTCTTGATCTTTGTTTCAGAACCTACTTGGTACTCTGACCGCAAATCTAATTAACTCAGCCACAGTAGCTTAGGAAGAAAGGATTAAGATCAAGCGGCTATCTGATTGGTTAAGAGCACAGAATTTGATGACACACTGTTGGCAAGAGTGTGGTGAAGCAGGTGTGCATCCATTATAGAAGGTTAAGTTGGTAGGACCTCTTTGGAGGGTAATTTGGCAATGGCTAGTATATGTAAaattgacccagcaattccatttctaggaatttatcctgcaggtatacatacacatgtacacaaagATGTATGGACCTAAGTAATTGCTCCAGAATAGTTCATAGTAACAGAAAATAAGAACCAATATAAATGCTCATCAAAAGtgtaataaaggaataaaatatgttCCAACCATATTTTAGGGAATACCatacaattaaaatgaattagGTAGATGTGTATGAGAGACAATCTTTAAGATTTTATGATAAAAAGGCACAGATATGTAAAGCATGTGCTGTCATTTATATAAAAgttgcatacacacatacatatatgcttatatatgtatAGACTATCTCTAAATGGATGTACACACACAAGATGTACTGCTTGTGACCTATGGGCAGGAGATTAGGGAACTTGGGGTATGAGACTCACTTTTCACTCTACATCTTTCATAAagtatgattctttttttggtcatgtgcATGTAGTACTTAAAACAAAAATGCCAAGTGGGACATGTTCATAGATGTAGTTTACAATATATGAAATATCTGCACATATAAAGTGGCATACATCTAGGCCTTTTCCTCACATGGGAAGTAATACATACACATACGCAACTACACAGTATACGTGAGTAGGCAGTTATAACCACAGTATATATGTAGGTAGTTATAACCAcaatatgtatgtttgtataaatgaaaaacagtttGTTAAATCATCTTAAAGACACAAGACACTGTCCTAACCTATAGCAAGTATAGTTAGATAGGGTATTCAAGATGATATTGAATTTTTTAACCCATGATAATGGCATAAGtttgcttttcaaaaacaaacGTACAGAGTAATGTGTGCATAGGTGATATTTCACCTTCAGTTTCTCTCCTGGAAGATTTTTGGCTTTGACAAATATATTCCTGGAAGgacaattaagaaaaaacaaagtacatATTTAAGCATTCAAAAACTTTAGCCTAGCGCTTAATTGCTAAAATGctcaacatgttttatttttttcctacaataCATCACATACTCAATCCAGATAAAAGACTTATCCATGTATACAATAAAAAATTGTCAACATCGCCTACATTGAGCACAACAGCCGGCCTTTCTCTGTAAATGGCTGCCTGGATAGTGTTACctgaaatgtaaagaaatgttTACCCCTGAAGTACCTCCCCGATTGTCCTGCCACATATAGGCCAGTTTTGATTAGTTCTGAAAATCTGTAGCATAAATGCTACCCAAGGAAACAGGCCATAATATAGCAGATTTAAACAAGAAGGCTGAGGGTCTGGGGGGTATTGATACTAAATGTTTACTAAATAATCAAAAATGTGATTAATAGGATGAACATCATTGTAAGATTTCTTAACTaagagaacatattttaaagtattttatacaccaacaatatacaaacaacaaaCACTGAGTTTCCACATCCAAATGAAACATACCCCAAATGGTGGCAATCTAGAACTTGAAATGCATTTTCTAATTGGAGCAGGACTATAAACCTGCTCTGTTATATGATGGGTAGTTCCTCAGACAAGCCCAAAAGACACTTTTTAGCACACATTTTCCAGAAATACATCTGAAATGAGTAAAAGATGTGAACATACTGTTGAAATAGCGATAAAAACTAAAGTATTGAATTGTAGTTGGAACCATGGCTGCATCAGCCCAGAGAAAGAGCATAGGTGAATCACTCAAAAAGAGAGACCACAGTTAAGGATTAGCGAAAATTCTTTGTAAGAGAGGCAAAAAAGATGGTGGTGTTGGAGGAGGTGCAGAAAAATCTTAACACCAAGTTTTGATTGCCCAAGAGACCacttctgccttctctctctctgcctcataCACTAAGCAGAGGTAAGATGGGCACTTTCCACCTGGAAGATAAAAGCCACAGTCAAAAGCACAAACACAGCCTGAAGAAGGAACATGAGAGGGGACTGGAAGGTAAATCTGGGCACTCTGAGGACAGGACAGCCATCCTTAGCTCCAGAGGCCAGCGTAGTTCCCATGGAGGCCTGAAGGGAGAGGCCCCCCAGCGACGAAGAGCTTCATCTCAGGCCAGTTGTAGCAGTGGGTGTAGAGCGCGTTGGGGAATTCGCCAATGCCACCGAAGTAGTTCACCCACAGGTCGTCGTGGTTGAGCCAGCCTCTGCCGCAGGTGAGCTTGAGCTTCCTCCCTGCGGGCCCCGGGGAGGAGTGCGGGGTGGCCCAGGCCTTCtcctccaggaacttctgcgCGCGGATGTCATAGAAGAGCAGAGAGCCGTGGCCCGTGCCCACCGTGACGATGTGCTGGTAGAAGCTCAGGGAGCGCACACCCGTGCCGCCCTCTCGGGAGCACAGGGGCCGGATGTTCTGCTGGCGTTGCCTCGGATCCAGGAAGGACACGTGGGACTGGGAGCCCACCGCGTACAAGGACAACTCGTCGCAGTAGGTCAGGCACACGTTCTCTCTGCAGTAGGGCAGCCTGATGGACAGCAGCCTGGTCAGGGTGCTCCGCGCTTTCCACAGGTGGAAGTAGCCGTCCAGGGACACGGCTCCCAGCTCCTGGTTCTTGCCGCTGAAGGCCAGGGCCCGCACCTTGCGGTTACTGGGGTTGGTGCTGGCCCTGGGGATGGTCTCCACGTCCCGCGGACGGATGTGGGCGTAGACGGGGAGCCCAGCGTTGTTGTGCCAGGCGATGCTGCCCTGGAACACGTCGGGGTCCATCCTCCACAGCGCCACGGTGCCGTCGCGGGAGCCGCTCACGGCCACCGTGTCGCTCATCCAGGCAATGGCGAAGATCCAGTCCTTGTGGCCATGGCGGTCTCCTAGGCACACGGGATCCAGCGTGGGCAACTGGTAGACGGCCAGGCTGTTGGGGTTCTCCCCCCCGGTGGCCAGAAGCGTCTTGGAGGGGTTTAGCTGGATGGCATGGATGCCGCAGCTCGGCTGGGCCCGGGCCGGCCCGGGCGCCCGATCCCGCATCAGAGGTATGCGCGTGATCTGACCCGACTGCACGTCCACCACGAAGAGCGTGTTACACTTGGTGCCGCACACCACCTGCCTGGCGTTCAGCCACTGCGACGCGAACACCTTGTTGAGGGTGCCCAGCGCCAGCTCGCGCTCCCTCAGCAGCTCAGGCAGCTTCTGCACCGCGTAGCCGCGCAGCTCGCCCTCGAAGCCTGGGAGCCCGGCGCGGCCCCGCGCGCCCACCTCGCGGCCCTTCAGGTAGTGCAGCAGCGAGCGTCTTGCCGCCGGCCGCTTCGGCTTCTTGGGCAGCAGCGGCCCGTCTCcgtccgccgccgccgccgagcccTGCGACGACGAGCCCGCGGCGGCCGCCTCGAGCGCGGGCGCTTTCCGCTTCCTGCTACCTGTTTGCTGCGGGGCCATGGTGGGCGGCGGGCGAGTCGCGGCGgcgcggcggcagcggcggcgcgTGGCCCCCGTGTTGGCCGTGGTAGCAGCGGAGACAGCGGCGTCGGCCGGGGGCCGGGGCGGCCGCGGAGCGCAGAGCCGATCGAGTCTGGGGCGCGGCCGCGGCGACGGAGGCGAGGGCTGCGGGGCCGGGCGACGAAAGGTGGCCGGCGGCAGCGGAGCGCGGGCGGCGCGCGGTGGCGCGAGCGGCGGCGGCGCGGATCGAGGCGAAGGCGGGAAGTGCGGCCGGCGGCGCGGCGGGAGCGAAGTCAGTGTGGGACGAGGACAACGCAGGGGGCCGAGTTTGAGGGGGCGGAGGCGGCGGGAGGAGCCGGCGGGGAGCGGGCGTGGGGTGCCGGGTAGCACACGCTGGGCTGGGAGGGGTcggaggggggcgggggcgggggcaaaGGGGGGATGGAGCCCGTGGGGGTGAGGTTCACCCAGGACCAGCTCTCTGGGATCCCCAAGCTGTTTCCTTGGGGGCATATTTAGTGTGCCTGCCCAAGCCCCCTATTATCCTAGTTGGGGAGTTTCACTACCCTAAGGACAGCAACCAACTAGCCTTCTTAAAATCCTTACTTCTGAAAGCTAAAATACAGTCAAGCATGAGGCTAGAAGGAGCTCTGTCGATTATCTGTCGAAGAAACAAATGTGCACTTGGTGCAGTCTCGGGAGACTTAGCAGTCAGTGAACTTGAAGGTGGATGGGAGTGTTTGGCAGAGGCATAGAGACCCTCCGCATTAGGTTTGTTCCACAGCCCCTCCCTTCTCAGCCCCTTTACTGGTATTTGTTATaaattttcaaacaatttttaaaccAGTTTTTCCTTGTACGTCTCAAATTGAGTTCCCTGAACTCCTGCACCAGAACTTGAGAGGTTCTTCTTTGCAAGTAGTTCCCCAGGCTCCATTTCCTGCTGAGGCCTCAGGATCTGAGAGGACTGCATTGGGGCTGGTGGTGGGGGCTGAGAGGTTCAAGAAGGGTGTTCAGGGCGTTGAATTCTCTTGAACCTCAGAGCTCTCAGGCGGTGTTGCTGACTGGAAGTTGTAGGAGATGGATACCTTTTCCTCTGCTCTGGGGAGGGAAGGTTCTGTCCTCACTGTCGGTCCctggaggagccccaggagcctGGGCAGAACCCTGACACTTCTGAGAAGCCCCCTGAGAAGTTGGTACAGGGCCCTGAGGGATGCACACGATTTCCATAAGCACAGATAGTGAAGAACTTTCCACAGGATGTAACCACGTAGACACAATGATTGAGAGTAGGAATTCAGAGCATGGGTTTAGTAGTCTCAGGATTTGGATGGTCCACCTGTTGCTCTGCAACTTCCAAACAGCCAGTGTGGTGGTTAGCCCTTGTCCAGGCATGCTCACTCAATTAGACAGTAATACAAGTGGCTGGTGTCTCCTACCAACTCTGCACACACCCCACTTTTCTGATAGAAAACCTAGTTTGCTGAGTGGGTGcatgtggggaggggaggtgaaTAACTTTTCTGAGCAATCAGGGGGAAGCATGATAGTAAGTGTGTTGCTGCTTTTATCCCCCTTCTCCCAGGCTTTTTTGCAAGCTCACCTCAGATGCACAAACTAAGCATATAAACCGTGGATCCTTCCCACCACCCCAGTCCAGCTGCTAAGTCCTAGTGCCCACTCTGCCCCCATAATCCTCCCCATGCTTATTGCTATATCAGGAGGAGGATGGTGGATAGGGAGTGACCTGACAATGAAAAGAGTCCTGACAACTTCATAATTAGTACTTACATTACTAGAGAATAACTGACTACACGTTCCTTTAACTTAACCTAccacagtgttttctttttttttttttaattccacctcagaaaaatgaatattataatGGAGCTTTCATGATACACTTTTTACTGTTGTGGTAGAACAAATACAGGCTGGACATTTTGGGAGATAGATTGATTTATTtcaattgtaaaaataatttttataacagctaatatttattgagagcatGTTTGTGTCATTGGCTGGAGGACTGTGCTAAACACTCTGAATGCTTTATGTACATTCAGCCTCACAATAACATCATGAGGTAGGTTCTGTTTATATAGCCataatttaaaatgagagaattgaGGCCCAGAAAGAGTAATGTTGACTTCCCCCATAGTCaaacagctagtaagtggtgacGTCAGGTTGCGAATccctgtctgactccaaagctcttAAGACTAACAACTACTCCATATTATTCAAGAAATTCAATTTTGCTATTTCCACCTCTTTAAAACCATGTAAACTACCCCATCATGGAAATTTTACAGGTGTTGCATTTTGTACATTTTTGAAAGCTAGCCacaatttctaaaatacacaagTAAATACTGAATGCAAATTATGTATAACATTTTCCATAGGatatttaaaggtaaaaatatgaTCTCTGAGGCATGTTTGGTTTTTtacaaaaaattcttttaaattaatatttatgaagtgCAATAATATATGCcttcacttgttttgtttttctttggttaaAATAATGCCCATATAAATAGGCCTAGTATCATGTCTCTCTACTttgataatataaatatacaatatatatgtatagtaatGGGTTTGTAGTCAGTGTTCAGATTACTATTTTGTATTGATAAATGAGGTGTTTTCATTTCATCTAGAATGCaatatatgaaatgtattttatttcatttatgtctaCACTTTCAAATTTCTCTGAGCTTTTTGCTTAAAGATGTAAAACTTCCAGACCAGAGCCAAGTTATGTTGAGAGATTTACAGTTTTGTATAAGAGCTTACAAATTTTAACCTTTATTTACATTTGATAGATTCCATTTTTAGGAAAACATAAGGTCTAATAATATATAGACATACATAGTACACTTATTGTTAAAACAGTAGTTGTAAGGGCCTGATGATAACATTTCAGATTTTTGCATAGCTTTCTGAGTGTCAGGGTCTCCATTACTTTTTGTAACCTATGAGGGCCACTGTGTGTATGAGTGTAAATATCTTGTCAGTTGTTACTattctttttctacatttattactGCTTTCTGCAACTTCTATATCCCTGGAAAAGTTTATATTAGCCTCACCTATCTTCCCTATACCAGATTCCCCTCCGTTGGATAGGAGCTTATATTAGTGGTTTCAGGGCACTGTCTCAGTCTGTTCTCTAATCacttaatacatttaaatgttaTCTTCTTAATCAGATTGTAAACTCCTCAAGGGCTTAGGTAATGTTTTCTACTTCATTCACACCATCACATCCTTAAAGATATACCCTAAGTGGTTTGTAAAACTTGATTGTCCTGTTGATAAACTaataaaacaaaggagagaaaacaaaatgaaatatcaaaaaattacaagtaagattattttgaaatcaaattacTTGAGTGGAGAAAGTGAAGGATTTGAATTGATTTGTAATAATGCCACATAACTTGcttgtatgtatataaaacttcAATATAGATTGATATTGAtattgatctatgtatctatataacTTCAGACCAGTTATGTGACATTATTATCTGTATCTATCAATCTATATTTGTTTATGGTTCTTTTCAGCCTACTGGATAATTTTATCAACTGTGTTCACTGATCTATGAATGAAGAAAAGGATCTGTCTAGCTAATAAACAAGTTACATTGCCAGTTTAAAATTCGTTATGGCAGAAGATTGATTATTTTACTGTGGTATCATGAACATAAACTctgataataaatattcaaaatttttaaaaaatattactatgttgggattcaaaattaaaatagtcTCAAGACAATGGCACTGAATGAGAAAGGCAGGGTAATAATAAAACTAATAGGTCAGTAACATGTCTTTTTGAAGAAGTGTTCAACTTTGAAACTTTCTTTTACACATTCTGCTATACAAAAATAGATTTTACATATGCACGTGTTAGGGATTGAAGCAAATTTTTAGGTATAAGGGCATCTGTCTTCAGAAATGGGGTCATATAATCATTTCAGATGCATTGTACATAGATGTAAAGCAAGGCTATCCTCaagaatatttttcactttttgtctGTATTTGTATGTTTAGCCTTTGCATTATCTTCCTCAACAAGTAtaagacctaaaaaaaagaaatatagttaattaggcttgttttaaaataatatatgataatGATACCCTGTTATTTATAACAGACACAAGGCAAACTATTCTTGAATTattaaattgaataaattttCACTTAATCTCTAATTATAATATAGCCATAGCATTTCAATCTGTGACCTTGTCAAGTCTCCTAAGATAAGCAGCTGTGAACCTGGTTTGTAGTCAGATGGAAGGCTTCCTCCAAACCTCGTGATATAGAAATGATGCAGCAGGCTGTGTTTCCCCCTGCAAAGGCACTGCTAAAGGTGTACACTGTCAGATGGGAGAATAAAGGAAAGCTCcatcacattatttcatttactagA
Above is a genomic segment from Sus scrofa isolate TJ Tabasco breed Duroc chromosome X, Sscrofa11.1, whole genome shotgun sequence containing:
- the LOC100521308 gene encoding DDB1- and CUL4-associated factor 12-like protein 2; the encoded protein is MAPQQTGSRKRKAPALEAAAAGSSSQGSAAAADGDGPLLPKKPKRPAARRSLLHYLKGREVGARGRAGLPGFEGELRGYAVQKLPELLRERELALGTLNKVFASQWLNARQVVCGTKCNTLFVVDVQSGQITRIPLMRDRAPGPARAQPSCGIHAIQLNPSKTLLATGGENPNSLAVYQLPTLDPVCLGDRHGHKDWIFAIAWMSDTVAVSGSRDGTVALWRMDPDVFQGSIAWHNNAGLPVYAHIRPRDVETIPRASTNPSNRKVRALAFSGKNQELGAVSLDGYFHLWKARSTLTRLLSIRLPYCRENVCLTYCDELSLYAVGSQSHVSFLDPRQRQQNIRPLCSREGGTGVRSLSFYQHIVTVGTGHGSLLFYDIRAQKFLEEKAWATPHSSPGPAGRKLKLTCGRGWLNHDDLWVNYFGGIGEFPNALYTHCYNWPEMKLFVAGGPLPSGLHGNYAGLWS